One window of Vespula pensylvanica isolate Volc-1 chromosome 17, ASM1446617v1, whole genome shotgun sequence genomic DNA carries:
- the LOC122635138 gene encoding actin-binding LIM protein 2 isoform X9: protein MGKTFCQSCKKKCSGEVLRVQDKYFHIGCFKCAQCNASLAQGGFFAREGSYYCTKDYRERWGTKCAGCGEYVEGDVVTAGEKHAFHPNCFHCQRCRQPLLGQGTKVSLVQGQALCHRCVGIPVREASTPVGNSGGTRGSGDATTDPGACAGCGNQLREGQALVALDRQWHVWCFKCHSCDTVLHGEYMGKDGVPYCEKDYQKQFGVKCAYCNRYISGKVLQAGDNHHFHPTCARCTKCGDPFGDGEEMYLQGAAIWHPRCGPGPTGPNGIVNGHGEGAHTPQHRESERISSSASEMQFSLRSRTPSLNGSLCSPYSSLSRKYYPARTGSPGLILREYGRGGHEDVSRIYTYSYLTETPSQGYLRRPIQPYDKPPTSPHFHRPSSSRSIRSSGGRSSRSGMRALVDALSETRPKSPAAGSQVDNDEPIELAHYPDAMKPPPGAQPPIERDDFPAPPYPYTDPERRRRWSDTYKGVPASDDEDEVDNKTYIKEVEQKLKKEQDELSKIDTGIAKVFLQDREKDRENLRHKAANVDPRNASRTPSAAREPTYRLRYESPVGASPSRNIDHARPWEDDDGFSYRSSGPSYNVGRSSARSPAPRNYPPLGTQRAFTLPNATRHYHSGDYSFSGMGDKTHSTDFSSGKSDISTGSITDVDRRALVCTTAPYYSRRIGMNDGGILPSSTTYTGGLGSVVGSHGGHHVRRSLPDMGAAPTEPPKLYPYHLLIITNYRLPADVDRCNLERHLSDAEFEAVLQCTRAEFYRLPQWRRNEIKRRARLF, encoded by the exons GGAAAACATTTTGCCAGTCTTGCAAGAAGAAGTGCAGCGGGGAGGTATTGAGGGTTCAGGataaatatttccatataGGTTGTTTCAAGTGCGCTCAGTGCAATGCTAGTTTAGCGCAAGGTGGTTTCTTTGCTCGAGAGGGTTCCTACTATTGTACGAAG GATTACCGAGAACGTTGGGGTACGAAATGCGCTGGGTGCGGAGAATACGTCGAAGGTGACGTTGTTACAGCTGGAGAGAAGCATGCCTTTCATCCGAATTGTTTTCACTGTCAAAGATGCAGACAGCCGTTGCTTGGACAAGGAACGAAAGTGTCTCTGGTACAAG GTCAAGCTCTATGTCATCGATGCGTTGGTATCCCCGTTCGAGAAGCATCGACGCCAGTGGGTAATAGCGGTGGTACTCGAGGATCCGGCGATGCCACGACCGACCCTGGTGCCTGTGCCGGCTGCGGAAACCAATTGCGAGAAGGTCAAGCTTTGGTCGCTCTCGATCGTCAATGGCACGTTTGGTGCTTCAAATGTCATAGCTGTGACACCGTTCTACACGGCGAATATATGGGAAA AGACGGCGTGCCTTATTGCGAGAAGGATTATCAGAAACAATTTGGCGTGAAGTGTGCGTATTGTAATCGTTACATAAGCGGCAAGGTTCTACAAGCCGGTGATAATCATCACTTTCATCCGACCTGCGCTCGTTGCACGAAATGCGGTGATCCATTTGGTGACGGAGAAGAGATGTATCTGCAAGGTGCGGCCATCTGGCATCCTCGTTGCGGTCCAGGACCAACCGGACCGAACGGTATAGTCAACGGACACGGAGAAGGTGCACACACTCCGCAACACAGAGAATCCGAACGAATTTCCAGTAGCGCCTCGGAAATGCAG TTTTCATTGCGGTCACGCACGCCAAGCCTGAACGGATCACTCTGCAGCCCTTACAGCAGCCTCAGTCGCAAG TATTATCCTGCACGAACCGGTAGTCCTGGATTGATCCTGAGAGAATACGGTCGAGGAGGACACGAAGACGTATCTAGGATTTATACTTATTCTTACTTGACTGAAACGCCCAGTCAAGGATATCTGAGACGTCCGATACAGCCCTACGACAAACCTCCGACAAGTCCGCACTTTCATAGACCCAGTT CATCTCGTTCGATAAGAAGTAGCGGTGGACGTAGTAGCAGATCGGGGATGAGAGCATTGGTCGACGCTTTGAGCGAAACTCGACCAAAGTCACCTGCTGCTGGAAGTCAGGTCGACAACGACGAGCCGATAGAATTGGCGCATTATCCGGATGCTATGAAACCTCCACCGGGTGCTCAGCCACcgatagagagagacgatTTTCCAGCTCCACCTTATCCTTATACCGATCCCGAAAGACGTAGACGATGGTCCGATACTTACAAG GGGGTACCCGCATcagacgacgaggacgaggtaGACAACAAGACGTATATCAAAGAGGTGGAGCAAAAGTTGAAGAAAGAACAGGACGAGTTGAGTAAGATCGACACGGGTATCGCAAAGGTGTTTCTGCAGGATCGCGAAAAGGATCGAGAGAATTTGAGACACAAAGCTGCCAACGTCGATCCGAGAAACGCTTCGAGGACGCCGTCAGCTGCGAGAGAACCGACTTACAGGCTGCGATACGAGAGTCCCGTTGGAGCAT CGCCATCGAGAAACATAGATCACGCACGACCATGGGAAGACGACGATGGTTTTAGTTACAGATCGAGCGGGCCTAGTTACAACG TTGGGAGGTCATCGGCGCGTTCCCCGGCTCCCAGAAACTATCCACCCCTTGGTACTCAACGCGCCTTCACTCTTCCAAACGCCACTAGGCACTATCATTCG GGTGATTATTCGTTCAGTGGGATGGGAGACAAGACGCACAGCACTGATTTCTCATCCGGCAAATCAGATA TATCGACAGGCAGCATCACGGATGTGGATCGACGGGCATTGGTATGTACCACAGCCCCATACTACTCCCGGCGAATTGGCATG AATGATGGTGGTATCCTGCCATCCTCCACCACATACACGGGTGGCCTAGGTTCAGTGGTGGGAAGTCACGGAGGTCATCATGTAAGAAGGTCATTGCCGGATATGGGTGCCGCACCAACCGAACCACCGAAGCTTTATCCTTATCATTTACTCATTATCACCAATTATAGACTGCCCGCTGACGTTGATCGTTGCAATCTCGAA CGACATTTATCCGACGCCGAATTCGAGGCAGTTCTACAGTGTACTCGAGCCGAATTCTACAGATTACCGCAATGGCGtcgaaacgagataaaaaggCGTGCGCGGCTCTTTTAA
- the LOC122635138 gene encoding actin-binding LIM protein 2 isoform X3, with the protein MKSKTSESFIASESNGVKKDQAVEETKQKQYKKGKTFCQSCKKKCSGEVLRVQDKYFHIGCFKCAQCNASLAQGGFFAREGSYYCTKDYRERWGTKCAGCGEYVEGDVVTAGEKHAFHPNCFHCQRCRQPLLGQGTKVSLVQGQALCHRCVGIPVREASTPVGNSGGTRGSGDATTDPGACAGCGNQLREGQALVALDRQWHVWCFKCHSCDTVLHGEYMGKDGVPYCEKDYQKQFGVKCAYCNRYISGKVLQAGDNHHFHPTCARCTKCGDPFGDGEEMYLQGAAIWHPRCGPGPTGPNGIVNGHGEGAHTPQHRESERISSSASEMQFSLRSRTPSLNGSLCSPYSSLSRKYYPARTGSPGLILREYGRGGHEDVSRIYTYSYLTETPSQGYLRRPIQPYDKPPTSPHFHRPSSSRSIRSSGGRSSRSGMRALVDALSETRPKSPAAGSQVDNDEPIELAHYPDAMKPPPGAQPPIERDDFPAPPYPYTDPERRRRWSDTYKGVPASDDEDEVDNKTYIKEVEQKLKKEQDELSKIDTGIAKVFLQDREKDRENLRHKAANVDPRNASRTPSAAREPTYRLRYESPVGASPSRNIDHARPWEDDDGFSYRSSGPSYNVGRSSARSPAPRNYPPLGTQRAFTLPNATRHYHSGDYSFSGMGDKTHSTDFSSGKSDISTGSITDVDRRALVCTTAPYYSRRIGMNDGGILPSSTTYTGGLGSVVGSHGGHHVRRSLPDMGAAPTEPPKLYPYHLLIITNYRLPADVDRCNLERHLSDAEFEAVLQCTRAEFYRLPQWRRNEIKRRARLF; encoded by the exons GGAAAACATTTTGCCAGTCTTGCAAGAAGAAGTGCAGCGGGGAGGTATTGAGGGTTCAGGataaatatttccatataGGTTGTTTCAAGTGCGCTCAGTGCAATGCTAGTTTAGCGCAAGGTGGTTTCTTTGCTCGAGAGGGTTCCTACTATTGTACGAAG GATTACCGAGAACGTTGGGGTACGAAATGCGCTGGGTGCGGAGAATACGTCGAAGGTGACGTTGTTACAGCTGGAGAGAAGCATGCCTTTCATCCGAATTGTTTTCACTGTCAAAGATGCAGACAGCCGTTGCTTGGACAAGGAACGAAAGTGTCTCTGGTACAAG GTCAAGCTCTATGTCATCGATGCGTTGGTATCCCCGTTCGAGAAGCATCGACGCCAGTGGGTAATAGCGGTGGTACTCGAGGATCCGGCGATGCCACGACCGACCCTGGTGCCTGTGCCGGCTGCGGAAACCAATTGCGAGAAGGTCAAGCTTTGGTCGCTCTCGATCGTCAATGGCACGTTTGGTGCTTCAAATGTCATAGCTGTGACACCGTTCTACACGGCGAATATATGGGAAA AGACGGCGTGCCTTATTGCGAGAAGGATTATCAGAAACAATTTGGCGTGAAGTGTGCGTATTGTAATCGTTACATAAGCGGCAAGGTTCTACAAGCCGGTGATAATCATCACTTTCATCCGACCTGCGCTCGTTGCACGAAATGCGGTGATCCATTTGGTGACGGAGAAGAGATGTATCTGCAAGGTGCGGCCATCTGGCATCCTCGTTGCGGTCCAGGACCAACCGGACCGAACGGTATAGTCAACGGACACGGAGAAGGTGCACACACTCCGCAACACAGAGAATCCGAACGAATTTCCAGTAGCGCCTCGGAAATGCAG TTTTCATTGCGGTCACGCACGCCAAGCCTGAACGGATCACTCTGCAGCCCTTACAGCAGCCTCAGTCGCAAG TATTATCCTGCACGAACCGGTAGTCCTGGATTGATCCTGAGAGAATACGGTCGAGGAGGACACGAAGACGTATCTAGGATTTATACTTATTCTTACTTGACTGAAACGCCCAGTCAAGGATATCTGAGACGTCCGATACAGCCCTACGACAAACCTCCGACAAGTCCGCACTTTCATAGACCCAGTT CATCTCGTTCGATAAGAAGTAGCGGTGGACGTAGTAGCAGATCGGGGATGAGAGCATTGGTCGACGCTTTGAGCGAAACTCGACCAAAGTCACCTGCTGCTGGAAGTCAGGTCGACAACGACGAGCCGATAGAATTGGCGCATTATCCGGATGCTATGAAACCTCCACCGGGTGCTCAGCCACcgatagagagagacgatTTTCCAGCTCCACCTTATCCTTATACCGATCCCGAAAGACGTAGACGATGGTCCGATACTTACAAG GGGGTACCCGCATcagacgacgaggacgaggtaGACAACAAGACGTATATCAAAGAGGTGGAGCAAAAGTTGAAGAAAGAACAGGACGAGTTGAGTAAGATCGACACGGGTATCGCAAAGGTGTTTCTGCAGGATCGCGAAAAGGATCGAGAGAATTTGAGACACAAAGCTGCCAACGTCGATCCGAGAAACGCTTCGAGGACGCCGTCAGCTGCGAGAGAACCGACTTACAGGCTGCGATACGAGAGTCCCGTTGGAGCAT CGCCATCGAGAAACATAGATCACGCACGACCATGGGAAGACGACGATGGTTTTAGTTACAGATCGAGCGGGCCTAGTTACAACG TTGGGAGGTCATCGGCGCGTTCCCCGGCTCCCAGAAACTATCCACCCCTTGGTACTCAACGCGCCTTCACTCTTCCAAACGCCACTAGGCACTATCATTCG GGTGATTATTCGTTCAGTGGGATGGGAGACAAGACGCACAGCACTGATTTCTCATCCGGCAAATCAGATA TATCGACAGGCAGCATCACGGATGTGGATCGACGGGCATTGGTATGTACCACAGCCCCATACTACTCCCGGCGAATTGGCATG AATGATGGTGGTATCCTGCCATCCTCCACCACATACACGGGTGGCCTAGGTTCAGTGGTGGGAAGTCACGGAGGTCATCATGTAAGAAGGTCATTGCCGGATATGGGTGCCGCACCAACCGAACCACCGAAGCTTTATCCTTATCATTTACTCATTATCACCAATTATAGACTGCCCGCTGACGTTGATCGTTGCAATCTCGAA CGACATTTATCCGACGCCGAATTCGAGGCAGTTCTACAGTGTACTCGAGCCGAATTCTACAGATTACCGCAATGGCGtcgaaacgagataaaaaggCGTGCGCGGCTCTTTTAA
- the LOC122635138 gene encoding actin-binding LIM protein 3 isoform X17: MDEVGRKRKTFCQSCKKKCSGEVLRVQDKYFHIGCFKCAQCNASLAQGGFFAREGSYYCTKDYRERWGTKCAGCGEYVEGDVVTAGEKHAFHPNCFHCQRCRQPLLGQGTKVSLVQGQALCHRCVGIPVREASTPVGNSGGTRGSGDATTDPGACAGCGNQLREGQALVALDRQWHVWCFKCHSCDTVLHGEYMGKDGVPYCEKDYQKQFGVKCAYCNRYISGKVLQAGDNHHFHPTCARCTKCGDPFGDGEEMYLQGAAIWHPRCGPGPTGPNGIVNGHGEGAHTPQHRESERISSSASEMQYYPARTGSPGLILREYGRGGHEDVSRIYTYSYLTETPSQGYLRRPIQPYDKPPTSPHFHRPSSSRSIRSSGGRSSRSGMRALVDALSETRPKSPAAGSQVDNDEPIELAHYPDAMKPPPGAQPPIERDDFPAPPYPYTDPERRRRWSDTYKGVPASDDEDEVDNKTYIKEVEQKLKKEQDELSKIDTGIAKVFLQDREKDRENLRHKAANVDPRNASRTPSAAREPTYRLRYESPVGASPSRNIDHARPWEDDDGFSYRSSGPSYNVVSSLRHIPKPGYGLAPRSHTFSSTGGSVSALPGDYSFSGMGDKTHSTDFSSGKSDISTGSITDVDRRALNDGGILPSSTTYTGGLGSVVGSHGGHHVRRSLPDMGAAPTEPPKLYPYHLLIITNYRLPADVDRCNLERHLSDAEFEAVLQCTRAEFYRLPQWRRNEIKRRARLF, translated from the exons GGAAAACATTTTGCCAGTCTTGCAAGAAGAAGTGCAGCGGGGAGGTATTGAGGGTTCAGGataaatatttccatataGGTTGTTTCAAGTGCGCTCAGTGCAATGCTAGTTTAGCGCAAGGTGGTTTCTTTGCTCGAGAGGGTTCCTACTATTGTACGAAG GATTACCGAGAACGTTGGGGTACGAAATGCGCTGGGTGCGGAGAATACGTCGAAGGTGACGTTGTTACAGCTGGAGAGAAGCATGCCTTTCATCCGAATTGTTTTCACTGTCAAAGATGCAGACAGCCGTTGCTTGGACAAGGAACGAAAGTGTCTCTGGTACAAG GTCAAGCTCTATGTCATCGATGCGTTGGTATCCCCGTTCGAGAAGCATCGACGCCAGTGGGTAATAGCGGTGGTACTCGAGGATCCGGCGATGCCACGACCGACCCTGGTGCCTGTGCCGGCTGCGGAAACCAATTGCGAGAAGGTCAAGCTTTGGTCGCTCTCGATCGTCAATGGCACGTTTGGTGCTTCAAATGTCATAGCTGTGACACCGTTCTACACGGCGAATATATGGGAAA AGACGGCGTGCCTTATTGCGAGAAGGATTATCAGAAACAATTTGGCGTGAAGTGTGCGTATTGTAATCGTTACATAAGCGGCAAGGTTCTACAAGCCGGTGATAATCATCACTTTCATCCGACCTGCGCTCGTTGCACGAAATGCGGTGATCCATTTGGTGACGGAGAAGAGATGTATCTGCAAGGTGCGGCCATCTGGCATCCTCGTTGCGGTCCAGGACCAACCGGACCGAACGGTATAGTCAACGGACACGGAGAAGGTGCACACACTCCGCAACACAGAGAATCCGAACGAATTTCCAGTAGCGCCTCGGAAATGCAG TATTATCCTGCACGAACCGGTAGTCCTGGATTGATCCTGAGAGAATACGGTCGAGGAGGACACGAAGACGTATCTAGGATTTATACTTATTCTTACTTGACTGAAACGCCCAGTCAAGGATATCTGAGACGTCCGATACAGCCCTACGACAAACCTCCGACAAGTCCGCACTTTCATAGACCCAGTT CATCTCGTTCGATAAGAAGTAGCGGTGGACGTAGTAGCAGATCGGGGATGAGAGCATTGGTCGACGCTTTGAGCGAAACTCGACCAAAGTCACCTGCTGCTGGAAGTCAGGTCGACAACGACGAGCCGATAGAATTGGCGCATTATCCGGATGCTATGAAACCTCCACCGGGTGCTCAGCCACcgatagagagagacgatTTTCCAGCTCCACCTTATCCTTATACCGATCCCGAAAGACGTAGACGATGGTCCGATACTTACAAG GGGGTACCCGCATcagacgacgaggacgaggtaGACAACAAGACGTATATCAAAGAGGTGGAGCAAAAGTTGAAGAAAGAACAGGACGAGTTGAGTAAGATCGACACGGGTATCGCAAAGGTGTTTCTGCAGGATCGCGAAAAGGATCGAGAGAATTTGAGACACAAAGCTGCCAACGTCGATCCGAGAAACGCTTCGAGGACGCCGTCAGCTGCGAGAGAACCGACTTACAGGCTGCGATACGAGAGTCCCGTTGGAGCAT CGCCATCGAGAAACATAGATCACGCACGACCATGGGAAGACGACGATGGTTTTAGTTACAGATCGAGCGGGCCTAGTTACAACG TTGTGAGCTCTCTTCGGCACATCCCGAAGCCAGGGTACGGTCTGGCACCGCGAAGTCACACCTTCTCCTCGACCGGCGGTTCTGTATCTGCTCTCCCT GGTGATTATTCGTTCAGTGGGATGGGAGACAAGACGCACAGCACTGATTTCTCATCCGGCAAATCAGATA TATCGACAGGCAGCATCACGGATGTGGATCGACGGGCATTG AATGATGGTGGTATCCTGCCATCCTCCACCACATACACGGGTGGCCTAGGTTCAGTGGTGGGAAGTCACGGAGGTCATCATGTAAGAAGGTCATTGCCGGATATGGGTGCCGCACCAACCGAACCACCGAAGCTTTATCCTTATCATTTACTCATTATCACCAATTATAGACTGCCCGCTGACGTTGATCGTTGCAATCTCGAA CGACATTTATCCGACGCCGAATTCGAGGCAGTTCTACAGTGTACTCGAGCCGAATTCTACAGATTACCGCAATGGCGtcgaaacgagataaaaaggCGTGCGCGGCTCTTTTAA
- the LOC122635138 gene encoding actin-binding LIM protein 2 isoform X16: MKSKTSESFIASESNGVKKDQAVEETKQKQYKKGKTFCQSCKKKCSGEVLRVQDKYFHIGCFKCAQCNASLAQGGFFAREGSYYCTKDYRERWGTKCAGCGEYVEGDVVTAGEKHAFHPNCFHCQRCRQPLLGQGTKVSLVQGQALCHRCVGIPVREASTPVGNSGGTRGSGDATTDPGACAGCGNQLREGQALVALDRQWHVWCFKCHSCDTVLHGEYMGKDGVPYCEKDYQKQFGVKCAYCNRYISGKVLQAGDNHHFHPTCARCTKCGDPFGDGEEMYLQGAAIWHPRCGPGPTGPNGIVNGHGEGAHTPQHRESERISSSASEMQFSLRSRTPSLNGSLCSPYSSLSRKYYPARTGSPGLILREYGRGGHEDVSRIYTYSYLTETPSQGYLRRPIQPYDKPPTSPHFHRPSSSRSIRSSGGRSSRSGMRALVDALSETRPKSPAAGSQVDNDEPIELAHYPDAMKPPPGAQPPIERDDFPAPPYPYTDPERRRRWSDTYKGVPASDDEDEVDNKTYIKEVEQKLKKEQDELSKIDTGIAKVFLQDREKDRENLRHKAANVDPRNASRTPSAAREPTYRLRYESPVGASPSRNIDHARPWEDDDGFSYRSSGPSYNVGRSSARSPAPRNYPPLGTQRAFTLPNATRHYHSVIVSSLRHIPKPGYGLAPRSHTFSSTGGSVSALPGDYSFSGMGDKTHSTDFSSGKSDISTGSITDVDRRALNDGGILPSSTTYTGGLGSVVGSHGGHHVRRSLPDMGAAPTEPPKLYPYHLLIITNYRLPADVDRCNLERHLSDAEFEAVLQCTRAEFYRLPQWRRNEIKRRARLF, translated from the exons GGAAAACATTTTGCCAGTCTTGCAAGAAGAAGTGCAGCGGGGAGGTATTGAGGGTTCAGGataaatatttccatataGGTTGTTTCAAGTGCGCTCAGTGCAATGCTAGTTTAGCGCAAGGTGGTTTCTTTGCTCGAGAGGGTTCCTACTATTGTACGAAG GATTACCGAGAACGTTGGGGTACGAAATGCGCTGGGTGCGGAGAATACGTCGAAGGTGACGTTGTTACAGCTGGAGAGAAGCATGCCTTTCATCCGAATTGTTTTCACTGTCAAAGATGCAGACAGCCGTTGCTTGGACAAGGAACGAAAGTGTCTCTGGTACAAG GTCAAGCTCTATGTCATCGATGCGTTGGTATCCCCGTTCGAGAAGCATCGACGCCAGTGGGTAATAGCGGTGGTACTCGAGGATCCGGCGATGCCACGACCGACCCTGGTGCCTGTGCCGGCTGCGGAAACCAATTGCGAGAAGGTCAAGCTTTGGTCGCTCTCGATCGTCAATGGCACGTTTGGTGCTTCAAATGTCATAGCTGTGACACCGTTCTACACGGCGAATATATGGGAAA AGACGGCGTGCCTTATTGCGAGAAGGATTATCAGAAACAATTTGGCGTGAAGTGTGCGTATTGTAATCGTTACATAAGCGGCAAGGTTCTACAAGCCGGTGATAATCATCACTTTCATCCGACCTGCGCTCGTTGCACGAAATGCGGTGATCCATTTGGTGACGGAGAAGAGATGTATCTGCAAGGTGCGGCCATCTGGCATCCTCGTTGCGGTCCAGGACCAACCGGACCGAACGGTATAGTCAACGGACACGGAGAAGGTGCACACACTCCGCAACACAGAGAATCCGAACGAATTTCCAGTAGCGCCTCGGAAATGCAG TTTTCATTGCGGTCACGCACGCCAAGCCTGAACGGATCACTCTGCAGCCCTTACAGCAGCCTCAGTCGCAAG TATTATCCTGCACGAACCGGTAGTCCTGGATTGATCCTGAGAGAATACGGTCGAGGAGGACACGAAGACGTATCTAGGATTTATACTTATTCTTACTTGACTGAAACGCCCAGTCAAGGATATCTGAGACGTCCGATACAGCCCTACGACAAACCTCCGACAAGTCCGCACTTTCATAGACCCAGTT CATCTCGTTCGATAAGAAGTAGCGGTGGACGTAGTAGCAGATCGGGGATGAGAGCATTGGTCGACGCTTTGAGCGAAACTCGACCAAAGTCACCTGCTGCTGGAAGTCAGGTCGACAACGACGAGCCGATAGAATTGGCGCATTATCCGGATGCTATGAAACCTCCACCGGGTGCTCAGCCACcgatagagagagacgatTTTCCAGCTCCACCTTATCCTTATACCGATCCCGAAAGACGTAGACGATGGTCCGATACTTACAAG GGGGTACCCGCATcagacgacgaggacgaggtaGACAACAAGACGTATATCAAAGAGGTGGAGCAAAAGTTGAAGAAAGAACAGGACGAGTTGAGTAAGATCGACACGGGTATCGCAAAGGTGTTTCTGCAGGATCGCGAAAAGGATCGAGAGAATTTGAGACACAAAGCTGCCAACGTCGATCCGAGAAACGCTTCGAGGACGCCGTCAGCTGCGAGAGAACCGACTTACAGGCTGCGATACGAGAGTCCCGTTGGAGCAT CGCCATCGAGAAACATAGATCACGCACGACCATGGGAAGACGACGATGGTTTTAGTTACAGATCGAGCGGGCCTAGTTACAACG TTGGGAGGTCATCGGCGCGTTCCCCGGCTCCCAGAAACTATCCACCCCTTGGTACTCAACGCGCCTTCACTCTTCCAAACGCCACTAGGCACTATCATTCGGTGA TTGTGAGCTCTCTTCGGCACATCCCGAAGCCAGGGTACGGTCTGGCACCGCGAAGTCACACCTTCTCCTCGACCGGCGGTTCTGTATCTGCTCTCCCT GGTGATTATTCGTTCAGTGGGATGGGAGACAAGACGCACAGCACTGATTTCTCATCCGGCAAATCAGATA TATCGACAGGCAGCATCACGGATGTGGATCGACGGGCATTG AATGATGGTGGTATCCTGCCATCCTCCACCACATACACGGGTGGCCTAGGTTCAGTGGTGGGAAGTCACGGAGGTCATCATGTAAGAAGGTCATTGCCGGATATGGGTGCCGCACCAACCGAACCACCGAAGCTTTATCCTTATCATTTACTCATTATCACCAATTATAGACTGCCCGCTGACGTTGATCGTTGCAATCTCGAA CGACATTTATCCGACGCCGAATTCGAGGCAGTTCTACAGTGTACTCGAGCCGAATTCTACAGATTACCGCAATGGCGtcgaaacgagataaaaaggCGTGCGCGGCTCTTTTAA